Proteins encoded together in one Quercus lobata isolate SW786 chromosome 3, ValleyOak3.0 Primary Assembly, whole genome shotgun sequence window:
- the LOC115979196 gene encoding ADP-ribosylation factor GTPase-activating protein AGD5-like isoform X2 translates to MGCINSSSDALAYDCDIYKILEGLLKLPENRECADCKAKGPRWASVNLGIFISMQCSGIHRSLGLHISKVQSATLDTWLPEQVAFIQYESVRTCDSL, encoded by the exons ATGGGATGTATAAATTCAAGCTCTGATGCCTTGGCCTATGATTGCGACATATATAAG ATTCTTGAAGGACTTCTTAAAttgccggaaaatagagaatgTGCTGACTGCAAAGCTAA AGGTCCAAGATGGGCTAGTGTGAATTTAGGCATCTTTATAAGCATGCAATGTTCTGGGATCCATAGAAGTCTTGGGTTACACATATCAAAG GTGCAGTCTGCTACGCTTGACACATGGCTTCCAGAACAGGTTGCATTTATTCAAT